The proteins below are encoded in one region of Pomacea canaliculata isolate SZHN2017 linkage group LG7, ASM307304v1, whole genome shotgun sequence:
- the LOC112569342 gene encoding uncharacterized protein LOC112569342 isoform X1 has translation MNILILFGLLAVALGQHSSFFSLDPEAIRQGFISIDMNHDDVVTLDDQLEWIRKYDLNGDGFLNYKEYKLSQPKNTPTRILKGQFKYFDKLDGETDDRLSTPGAPRLRNIFDSNKDGVVTLEEFTQNMPQVNDGIIKEMNALAVVG, from the exons ATGAACATCCTCATCCtctttggtcttcttgctgTTGCGCTTGGACAACACTCATCTTTTTTCAG CTTAGACCCCGAAGCTATTCGCCAAGGGTTCATTTCAATTGACATGAACCATGATGATGTTGTGACGCTTGATGACCAACTCGAATGGATCAGAAAATACGACCTGAATG GCGATGGTTTTTTGAACTATAAAGAATATAAACTAAGTCAACCCAAAAATACTCCTACAAGAATCCTCAAAGGACAATTCAAGTACTTCGACAAACTGGATGGTGAGACAGACGACAGACTTTCTACCCCGGGTGCTCCTCGTTTGAGAAACATCTTTGACTCTAATA agGACGGCGTAGTCACACTTGAAGAATTTACACAGAACATGCCGCAG gttAATGACGGCATTATTAAGGAGATGAATGCCTTAGCTGTGGTTGGCTAA
- the LOC112569342 gene encoding uncharacterized protein LOC112569342 isoform X2 — protein MNILILFGLLAVALGQHSSFFSLDPEAIRQGFISIDMNHDDVVTLDDQLEWIRKYDLNEDGVVTLEEFTQNMPQVNDGIIKEMNALAVVG, from the exons ATGAACATCCTCATCCtctttggtcttcttgctgTTGCGCTTGGACAACACTCATCTTTTTTCAG CTTAGACCCCGAAGCTATTCGCCAAGGGTTCATTTCAATTGACATGAACCATGATGATGTTGTGACGCTTGATGACCAACTCGAATGGATCAGAAAATACGACCTGAATG agGACGGCGTAGTCACACTTGAAGAATTTACACAGAACATGCCGCAG gttAATGACGGCATTATTAAGGAGATGAATGCCTTAGCTGTGGTTGGCTAA